One part of the Haliotis asinina isolate JCU_RB_2024 chromosome 2, JCU_Hal_asi_v2, whole genome shotgun sequence genome encodes these proteins:
- the LOC137273962 gene encoding neuronal acetylcholine receptor subunit alpha-6-like, giving the protein MLDWCRVLALCVCLSEACSLHSAADQGPLYTLYNDLLKNYKTYIRPRKNPSESVDVHVSYSLASVEALEENTQTLISTGYLWLEWSDDLLTWNSDRYGNITEITIPVDKLWFPDLVLLNGLDDPPLIYPEGETARVSNDGRIQWYKWIRKRTKCPLDMRKFPFDTQKCSINFHQWSSVMTEINMTADWIRIEPAIFQRNGEWEVVGTSEDALVHSYAETDIQIEMVFTFVFERKYLYYVITSIFPVMLLSVLNLGVFLLPPETGEKVSLCISIVLSYAVYMSAISGRLPDVSDTVSIFSIYLLAMMFLKVTTTLITVAILNVYYGDTAKEWLDVNSTSNDRNETEIESVPHNQRYRYRTPRNMSERNIATRGRKQLAALLNKIGFCIIFPLTVTLTIVCFVLLLKT; this is encoded by the coding sequence ATGTTGGACTGGTGTCGAGTCCTAGcactgtgtgtctgtctgagtgAAGCCTGCAGTCTTCATTCTGCTGCTGACCAGGGTCCTCTGTACACTTTATATAATGACTTGCTTAAGAACTACAAGACATATATCAGACCCAGGAAGAACCCCAGCGAGTCTGTGGATGTGCACGTCTCATACAGTCTGGCATCTGTTGAGGCCTTGGAGGAAAACACTCAGACACTGATTTCAACTGGTTACTTATGGCTTGAATGGTCTGATGACCTACTGACGTGGAACTCAGACAGATACGGTAATATTACCGAAATAACAATACCTGTTGACAAGCTGTGGTTTCCAGACTTGGTCCTGCTAAATGGACTTGATGATCCGCCTCTCATATACCCGGAAGGGGAAACAGCAAGGGTAAGCAACGACGGACGGATACAGTGGTACAAATGGATTAGGAAACGTACTAAATGCCCTTTAGACATGAGGAAGTTTCCGTTCGATACCCAAAAGTGTAGTATAAACTTTCACCAATGGTCTTCTGTAATGACAGAAATTAACATGACAGCAGACTGGATCCGAATCGAACCAGCTATATTTCAACGAAACGGAGAATGGGAAGTAGTAGGGACGTCTGAGGACGCCCTTGTCCATTCGTATGCTGAGACAGATATTCAGATAGAGATGGTTTTCACTTTCGTTTTTGAACGCAAGTACCTCTATTACGTCATTACGAGCATCTTTCCCGTCATGCTTCTCTCCGTCCTTAACCTTGGCGTGTTTCTACTTCCGCCAGAGACTGGGGAGAAGGTATCACTGTGTATATCCATTGTGCTATCATACGCAGTCTATATGTCTGCCATCAGTGGACGTCTGCCGGATGTGTCGGATACCGTCAGCATCTTCAGCATCTACCTTCTCGCAATGATGTTTCTCAAAGTCACGACAACGTTGATTACtgtagccattttgaacgtttaCTATGGAGACACTGCAAAGGAGTGGTTGGATGTAAATTCCACAAGCAATGATAGAAATGAAACGGAAATCGAATCTGTACCGCATAATCAACGCTATCGATATCGTACACCTCGGAATATGTCTGAACGGAATATAGCAACAAGAGGAAGGAAACAGCTCGCTgcacttttaaacaaaatcggTTTCTGCATTATATTTCCATTGACAGTCACCCTCACCATTGTGTGTTTTGTCCTCCTCTTGAAAACGTAG